Proteins found in one Campylobacter canadensis genomic segment:
- a CDS encoding 4Fe-4S dicluster domain-containing protein, producing MKKYVMIHDENLCIGCAACSVACKNENNIPAGVFRVQVHAKMKGVFPNLKTDFERISCVMCEDSPCVSVCPTGASFKLANGITLIDEKLCVSCKYCILACPYNARFINPITKAVDKCTFCYPNRKGATPACVSVCPTDALIFADTSSKEIKQIFASKVVEFKKAHLNTKPQLGFIKNTKGGYYE from the coding sequence ATGAAAAAGTATGTAATGATTCATGATGAAAATTTATGTATAGGTTGTGCAGCTTGTAGCGTTGCTTGTAAAAATGAAAATAATATTCCAGCAGGGGTTTTTAGAGTGCAAGTTCATGCAAAAATGAAGGGAGTTTTTCCAAATCTTAAAACAGATTTTGAAAGAATAAGCTGCGTAATGTGTGAAGATAGCCCGTGTGTTAGCGTATGTCCTACTGGGGCTAGTTTTAAATTAGCAAATGGAATAACATTAATTGATGAGAAATTATGTGTATCTTGCAAATACTGCATTTTAGCGTGTCCATATAATGCTAGATTTATTAATCCTATTACAAAGGCGGTTGATAAATGCACCTTTTGTTATCCAAACCGAAAAGGCGCAACTCCAGCTTGTGTTAGTGTATGTCCTACTGATGCTTTAATTTTTGCAGATACTAGCAGCAAAGAAATAAAGCAAATATTCGCAAGCAAGGTAGTAGAATTTAAAAAAGCACACCTTAATACAAAACCACAACTAGGCTTTATAAAAAATACAAAAGGAGGTTATTATGAATAA
- the phsA gene encoding thiosulfate reductase PhsA, with translation MKILFHINFTLIYLQYQKRSENDKKRFFKNIGFLGSLACISPKLSANAINLGNKKSVFSICEMCSTRCPIEVSVKDDKGIFINGNLKFGANKTSVCARGGAGINQLYDKNRLIKPLIRVGKRGENKWREASWDEALSLVATKLNEIKEKYGAKSVIFTSKAGESHTHMSNFACAYGSPNIFSHYSSCPITYNMVLEHTYGGALSRDFANAKYIVNFGHNLFEGLVISDTKKLAKFAANPNTKLLVLEPRFSVVAAKADEWLPIKPGTDVAFLMALIHIWLRDEKYDKEFVNKYCIGLDELKKSVKDTSPKWQESITGISADTLERIADEIYKAAPKVIIDWGHKTTTTYAEYQRTRAIAIANALMGNYEKKGGIHTSKNASNLNKIIGENIYPTLDNPNKMFVIPNTPRIDGAGEKGCKNYFVSRKHGVLMDIAPAILSKKPYAIKAWVNTRFNHLVNVANVNESLKAINELDFIVSIDIYLNDFSNFADVVLPESSYLERDESILSIGNGYYMRNKAVEVIGDTKSGFDIFRELASIMKIDKPYTYKTINEYRMIQAKGNVDLLAKLKKDGIVTYKVPSIYLREPETIKEFAKTYPQIKNKIDNDGNLSSLLSFKTPSKKIELFIDRVEKLFPAHGSLNTIDFDVFKGYEFCLTSGKTPIHTNAHTQSIPILNELMSESPVWINTTRAKELGFNDGDFVYLENEFGKIKVKLMLTQGIRPDTLFIYHGFGRITPALKNIHEVGANDSILLGSKSGHICNTMVTNIGVDIKRV, from the coding sequence ATAAAAATATTATTTCACATTAATTTCACTTTAATTTACTTACAATATCAAAAAAGGAGTGAAAATGATAAGAAGAGATTTTTTAAAAACATCGGCTTTTTAGGCTCATTAGCCTGTATTAGCCCTAAATTAAGTGCAAATGCTATTAATTTAGGAAATAAAAAAAGTGTTTTTTCAATATGTGAAATGTGTTCTACTCGTTGTCCTATTGAAGTAAGCGTTAAAGATGATAAAGGGATATTTATTAATGGTAATTTAAAATTTGGTGCAAACAAAACAAGCGTATGTGCAAGGGGCGGGGCTGGAATTAATCAGCTTTATGATAAAAATCGTTTAATAAAACCCTTAATTAGAGTTGGCAAAAGAGGGGAAAATAAATGGCGTGAAGCTAGTTGGGACGAGGCTTTAAGCTTAGTTGCAACTAAATTAAATGAAATAAAAGAAAAATATGGAGCAAAAAGTGTGATTTTTACAAGCAAAGCAGGAGAATCTCATACTCATATGAGCAATTTTGCTTGTGCTTATGGCAGTCCTAATATATTTTCACATTATTCAAGTTGCCCGATAACTTATAATATGGTTTTAGAGCATACTTATGGTGGAGCTTTATCAAGAGATTTTGCTAATGCAAAATATATTGTAAATTTTGGACATAATTTATTTGAAGGCTTAGTAATTAGCGATACAAAAAAATTAGCAAAATTTGCAGCAAATCCTAATACAAAATTATTAGTTTTAGAGCCTAGATTTAGCGTTGTGGCTGCTAAGGCTGATGAATGGCTGCCTATAAAACCAGGAACTGATGTGGCATTTTTAATGGCATTAATTCATATTTGGCTAAGAGACGAAAAATATGATAAGGAATTTGTAAATAAGTATTGCATTGGGCTTGATGAGCTTAAAAAAAGTGTAAAAGATACAAGCCCTAAATGGCAAGAAAGTATAACTGGAATTAGTGCTGATACGCTTGAGCGAATTGCTGATGAAATTTATAAGGCTGCGCCTAAGGTTATAATAGATTGGGGGCATAAAACAACTACAACTTATGCAGAATATCAACGCACAAGAGCCATCGCAATAGCAAATGCTTTAATGGGAAATTATGAAAAAAAGGGCGGAATTCACACTAGTAAAAACGCAAGTAATTTAAATAAGATAATAGGTGAAAATATTTATCCAACACTTGATAATCCTAACAAAATGTTTGTAATCCCTAACACTCCTAGAATTGATGGTGCAGGTGAAAAAGGATGTAAAAATTATTTTGTTTCAAGAAAACACGGAGTGTTAATGGATATCGCACCTGCGATTTTAAGTAAAAAGCCATATGCAATTAAGGCTTGGGTTAATACAAGATTTAATCATTTAGTAAATGTAGCAAATGTAAATGAAAGCTTAAAAGCTATAAATGAGCTAGATTTTATAGTAAGTATTGATATTTATTTAAATGATTTTAGCAATTTTGCTGATGTTGTTTTGCCTGAAAGCTCGTATTTAGAAAGAGATGAAAGTATTTTAAGTATCGGCAATGGATATTATATGAGAAATAAAGCTGTAGAAGTTATTGGCGATACAAAAAGCGGCTTTGATATTTTTAGAGAACTTGCAAGTATTATGAAAATTGATAAGCCTTATACTTACAAAACAATAAATGAATATAGAATGATTCAAGCTAAAGGCAATGTAGATTTACTTGCAAAACTTAAAAAAGATGGTATTGTAACTTATAAAGTGCCAAGTATTTATCTAAGAGAGCCAGAAACGATAAAAGAATTTGCTAAAACTTATCCACAAATTAAAAACAAAATTGATAACGATGGGAATTTAAGCTCTTTGCTTTCTTTTAAAACTCCTAGCAAAAAAATTGAATTGTTTATTGATAGGGTTGAAAAGTTGTTTCCAGCTCACGGTTCTTTAAATACAATTGATTTTGATGTATTTAAAGGATATGAGTTTTGCTTAACAAGTGGCAAAACTCCAATTCATACAAACGCTCATACTCAAAGCATTCCTATTTTAAATGAATTAATGAGTGAAAGTCCTGTGTGGATAAATACAACACGAGCTAAAGAGCTAGGCTTTAATGATGGAGATTTTGTTTATTTAGAAAATGAATTTGGCAAAATCAAAGTAAAACTTATGCTTACGCAAGGAATTAGACCTGATACATTATTTATTTATCACGGTTTTGGTCGCATTACTCCAGCACTTAAAAACATTCACGAAGTTGGTGCAAATGATAGCATTTTATTAGGTTCAAAAAGTGGTCATATATGTAATACGATGGTTACAAATATAGGTGTAGATATTAAAAGGGTATAA
- a CDS encoding iron-containing alcohol dehydrogenase, producing the protein MKENITFTNTYVDEDISLALKNKLKDYTNILIISGKTAYEKSKDKIDLRAKNADIFYVKECSYKINNDILSKLTCKYELVLAIGGGKALDCAKYIANKLKVKIISIPSIAATCAATSTLSVMYDDNGVFCDIVLYDDIDIECFIDLSIIKNSPTRYLIAGIGDTIAKCYEFNLKYEYAIKNNENIDYSNTLGKACVSLCKDLNLNFAQKALQDFNINLEFKQVVMSIILNTGLVSRIIKFDYNGALAHATCYAISIFPEIEKNFLHGELVAFGILVQLLLEDKLEEYEKLCKFYKEINLACKISDFIDINKFKEKINEVVDFILNTSDAKYLIKAGFNLNEERVKMALLK; encoded by the coding sequence ATGAAAGAAAATATAACTTTTACAAACACTTATGTAGATGAAGATATTAGTTTAGCTTTAAAAAACAAGCTTAAAGATTACACAAATATTTTAATTATAAGCGGCAAAACAGCTTATGAAAAAAGCAAAGATAAAATAGATTTAAGAGCAAAAAATGCGGATATTTTTTATGTAAAAGAATGCTCTTATAAAATAAATAATGATATTTTATCTAAACTTACTTGTAAATACGAACTTGTTCTTGCAATTGGTGGTGGAAAGGCTTTAGATTGTGCTAAATATATAGCAAATAAACTAAAAGTAAAAATAATAAGCATACCAAGCATAGCGGCTACTTGTGCTGCTACTTCTACTTTATCGGTTATGTATGATGATAATGGGGTGTTTTGCGATATTGTTTTATATGATGATATTGACATTGAGTGTTTTATTGACTTAAGCATTATAAAAAATTCTCCTACTAGATACTTAATAGCAGGAATAGGCGATACAATAGCAAAATGCTATGAATTTAATTTAAAATATGAATACGCAATCAAAAATAATGAAAATATTGATTATTCTAACACCTTAGGCAAAGCCTGTGTTAGCTTATGCAAGGATTTAAATCTTAATTTTGCACAAAAAGCATTGCAAGATTTTAATATTAATTTAGAATTTAAACAAGTTGTAATGTCAATAATCTTAAACACGGGCTTAGTTTCAAGAATAATAAAATTTGATTACAACGGAGCCTTAGCTCACGCAACTTGTTATGCAATTAGCATCTTCCCTGAAATTGAAAAAAATTTTTTACACGGAGAATTAGTAGCCTTTGGTATTTTAGTTCAACTTCTTTTAGAAGATAAATTAGAAGAATATGAAAAATTATGCAAGTTTTATAAAGAAATTAATCTAGCTTGTAAAATAAGTGATTTTATTGATATAAATAAATTTAAGGAAAAAATCAATGAAGTTGTGGATTTTATTTTAAATACTAGTGATGCAAAATATTTAATTAAAGCAGGTTTTAATTTAAATGAAGAAAGAGTAAAAATGGCACTTTTAAAATAA